A DNA window from Fragaria vesca subsp. vesca linkage group LG3, FraVesHawaii_1.0, whole genome shotgun sequence contains the following coding sequences:
- the LOC101296761 gene encoding uncharacterized protein LOC101296761, translating into MMYKSNLQELCHEKKWGLPRYTPMKDGPDHNPCFRACVTVNGFSFDSPVACKSSKQAQNQAAMVAFLHFTSPPSSSPVDEHCTLESPEFINSTLTEAENAASEAASMFISLSEGFQDDEPGRLYKNLLQELAQREGLSLPAYTTVNWGASHMPTFSSTVDVEGEKFCGHVGKSKKQAELSAAKAAYTAFEERKSVLFIALSSLFISKTGSRADRFIFCVSNIPIFIALHIVAERALKTTQSGNWRSKAIPEQDLVPSLTTKNKECGKDTKGIDEQESDMSLRAVYCKAPDAMVLEMGNMNKTGKPSTCLEPVVSAFMHNDLSAVLSADENEGKIAGLKSYLLCNRFRVYTQFPDIAFPKCITMLPISDDKWVAVRLEFPNEESD; encoded by the exons ATGATGTACAAGAGTAATCTGCAGGAGCTGTGCCATGAAAAGAAGTGGGGGTTGCCGAGATACACCCCCATGAAAGATGGACCAGATCACAATCCTTGCTTCAGGGCTTGTGTCACCGTAAATGGCTTCTCATTTGACTCCCCAGTTGCCTGTAAATCTTCCAAACAAGCTCAAAACCAGGCCGCCATGGTCGCCTTTCTTCACTTCACCTCTCCACCTTCTTCTTCACCTG TGGATGAACATTGCACCTTGGAGAGCCCAGAGTTCATCAATAGTACTTTGACGGAAGCAGAGAATGCTGCTTCAGAGGCTGCTTCTATGTTTATTTCATTGTCAGAAGGGTTTCAGGAT GACGAACCTGGTCGTCTTTACAAGAATCTCTTACAGGAGTTAGCTCAGAGAGAAGGTTTATCACTGCCAGCATATACAACTGTAAACTGGGGTGCATCTCACATGCCAACATTCTCTTCCACTGTGGATGTAGAAGGGGAGAAATTCTGCGGACATGTGGGGAAATCCAAAAAACAGGCAGAGTTGAGTGCCGCAAAGGCTGCTTACACCGCTTTCGAAGAGCGTAAGTCAGTTCTGTTTATAGCTCTCAGTAGTTTATTTATTTCAAAGACAGGAAGCAGAGCTGACCGTTTCATCTTCTGCGTATCTAATATTCCAATCTTTATTGCGCTGCACATTGTTGCAGAAC GTGCTCTTAAAACCACTCAAAGCGGTAACTGGAGATCGAAAGCGATTCCTGAACAAGATTTGGTTCCTTCTCTAACTACCAAGAACAAGGAATGTGGTAAAGACACTAAAG GGATCGATGAACAAGAGTCGGACATGAGTCTCAGAGCTGTGTACTGTAAGGCACCTGATGCAATGGTACTGGAAATGGGAAATATGAACAAAACCGGAAAACCTTCCACATGCTTGGAACCAGTGGTCTCAGCATTTATGCATAACGATCTTTCGGCTGTCTTGAGTGCGGATGAAAATGAAGGGAAAATAGCGGGATTGAAGAGTTACTTACTATGCAACAGGTTTAGAGTCTACACACAGTTCCCAGATATTGCATTCCCAAAGTGCATAACTATGCTGCCTATAAGTGATGACAAATGGGTGGCTGTCAGGCTGGAGTTCCCAAACGAAGAAAGCGATTAG